In Candidatus Nanopelagicales bacterium, a single genomic region encodes these proteins:
- a CDS encoding penicillin-binding protein 2 yields MSISSPPRPPRQSGESSRDRGRRSAGKRPDSGATGLIGRLYASAKAPFRLSDGKGRLRALLLAALFVFTLFGARLIDLQAIHADAMAAEARGSRTVTVTVPAERGTIYDSNGVALAQSIPARDVTVDPYEVKNPTDYAAKLSPIVAVSEAKILQALTPRTNAAGREVHFAYIARRVTLDGWNQINAMELPGIFSEPASKRVYPSQSLAGNLLGYTNFEGVGAAGLESAYNQQLAGVDGKKTFERSATGGEIPTGSGSETQETPGTSLHLSINRDLQWIAQQAITKRVKEIKADSAVVVAMEPATGRIVALAQAPTGNPNDANIKESDLRNHAIDQAFEPGSTSKVMTMAAVLNEGKADPSTVIRVPNQLLRGGTYFHDDVSHPVYKMTLAGVLAQSSNIGTIQAAEKIGGPKLYEYLQRFGVGQPSGLGLPGETTGYVPPPEKWSPTSFPTIAFGQGLSVNAIQAASVFATVANGGVRVTPQVIDSKTLPDGTTEQAPAPNSVRVVSDETAKTLITMMEEVVGKHGTAPMAAIDGYRVAGKTGTAFRYDDKKGRYDGYVASFIGLAPADDPKLVVAVISQNPKAEHFGGVTGGPVFKEVMSAALQMMKVPPSGTKAPELPLHAPGSTKGGPWNWDN; encoded by the coding sequence GTGAGCATTTCGTCTCCACCGCGGCCACCGCGGCAGTCCGGCGAGTCATCGCGAGATCGTGGGCGGCGATCGGCAGGCAAGCGGCCGGACAGCGGTGCCACTGGATTGATTGGGCGCCTGTACGCCTCGGCCAAGGCGCCGTTCCGGCTCAGTGATGGCAAGGGGCGGTTGCGCGCGCTGTTGCTCGCCGCGTTGTTTGTCTTCACGTTGTTCGGGGCCCGGCTGATCGATCTCCAGGCGATCCACGCAGATGCGATGGCCGCAGAAGCGCGGGGTTCCCGGACTGTCACCGTGACGGTACCGGCCGAACGGGGAACCATTTACGACTCCAATGGCGTTGCGCTTGCCCAGTCCATCCCGGCTCGCGACGTCACGGTCGACCCCTACGAGGTGAAGAACCCGACCGACTACGCGGCCAAGTTGTCCCCGATCGTGGCCGTATCGGAGGCGAAGATCCTCCAGGCCCTCACGCCCCGGACGAATGCCGCCGGCCGAGAGGTTCATTTCGCCTACATCGCTCGCAGGGTCACGCTTGACGGCTGGAACCAGATCAACGCGATGGAGCTCCCCGGCATCTTCAGTGAACCAGCCTCAAAACGGGTCTATCCGTCTCAATCACTGGCGGGCAACCTGCTGGGTTACACGAACTTCGAAGGTGTCGGTGCCGCCGGACTTGAGAGTGCCTACAACCAGCAGCTCGCGGGCGTGGATGGCAAGAAGACGTTCGAACGGTCCGCTACCGGAGGGGAGATCCCGACCGGCAGCGGTAGCGAGACGCAGGAAACGCCTGGCACCAGCCTGCACCTGAGTATCAATCGGGACTTGCAATGGATCGCGCAACAGGCAATCACCAAGCGGGTCAAGGAAATCAAGGCCGACAGCGCAGTCGTCGTCGCGATGGAACCAGCGACCGGCCGCATCGTCGCCCTGGCGCAGGCCCCGACTGGCAACCCGAACGACGCGAACATCAAAGAATCCGACCTTCGCAACCATGCGATCGACCAAGCATTCGAGCCCGGCTCCACCAGCAAGGTCATGACCATGGCCGCCGTCCTCAACGAGGGCAAAGCGGATCCGTCAACCGTCATCCGGGTTCCGAATCAGCTACTCCGCGGCGGCACTTACTTCCACGATGACGTCAGCCACCCGGTGTACAAGATGACTCTCGCCGGCGTTTTGGCACAGTCCAGCAACATCGGCACTATCCAAGCCGCCGAGAAGATCGGCGGACCGAAGCTGTACGAGTATTTGCAGCGCTTCGGTGTCGGGCAACCGAGTGGATTGGGTCTGCCGGGGGAGACCACCGGCTACGTGCCACCGCCAGAGAAGTGGTCACCAACGTCGTTCCCAACGATTGCGTTTGGTCAGGGTTTGTCGGTCAACGCCATCCAGGCAGCAAGCGTCTTCGCGACCGTGGCAAACGGCGGCGTGCGCGTGACGCCCCAGGTCATCGACTCCAAGACGCTGCCCGACGGCACGACGGAGCAGGCGCCCGCTCCCAACTCCGTACGAGTCGTCTCCGATGAGACGGCCAAGACGCTCATCACGATGATGGAGGAAGTGGTCGGCAAGCACGGCACCGCCCCGATGGCCGCTATCGACGGCTACCGAGTGGCTGGCAAGACCGGAACCGCGTTCCGCTACGACGATAAGAAGGGCCGCTACGACGGCTACGTCGCGTCGTTCATCGGCCTCGCACCTGCCGACGATCCGAAGCTGGTGGTCGCGGTGATTTCGCAGAACCCGAAGGCCGAGCACTTCGGCGGCGTCACCGGTGGCCCCGTCTTCAAAGAGGTCATGAGCGCTGCACTGCAGATGATGAAGGTCCCACCATCGGGCACCAAGGCACCTGAGCTACCGCTGCATGCCCCGGGTTCCACCAAGGGTGGCCCGTGGAACTGGGACAACTAG
- the rsmH gene encoding 16S rRNA (cytosine(1402)-N(4))-methyltransferase RsmH — MHVPVMLDRCIELMAPALAAEGAQMVDATLGLGGHAEAYLDRYPNIRLLGVDRDPSALAASAERLARFGTRVTLVQGVHEELATVLDDNCPGGINGILFDLGVSSMQLDRPERGFSYARQAPLDMRMNPADELTAAIIVNEYPEAELVRVLRHYGEEKSAKRIAAAICARRAQSPLTTTTELADVVRGAIPAALKRTGGNPAKRTFQALRIEINRELQGLPAALDAAIAALIVGGRIAALAYHSLEDRIVKQRFARQAKVTAPDRLPVIPADARPSLRLLTRGAEVPSEAEVAENPRAASARLRAAERVREAA, encoded by the coding sequence ATGCACGTACCCGTAATGCTCGACCGGTGCATCGAACTGATGGCGCCTGCCCTGGCAGCTGAGGGTGCCCAGATGGTCGACGCGACGCTGGGGCTCGGCGGCCATGCCGAGGCGTACCTCGACCGGTACCCCAATATTCGTCTGCTGGGCGTCGATCGCGACCCCAGCGCACTCGCTGCGTCAGCGGAGCGCCTGGCCCGGTTTGGAACCCGCGTGACCCTCGTTCAGGGTGTTCACGAGGAGCTTGCGACCGTCCTGGACGACAACTGCCCGGGGGGCATCAACGGGATCCTGTTCGACCTTGGCGTTTCCAGCATGCAACTCGATCGGCCGGAACGTGGATTCTCCTACGCCCGCCAGGCGCCGCTTGACATGCGCATGAATCCGGCCGACGAGCTGACGGCGGCGATCATCGTCAACGAGTACCCCGAGGCCGAGCTGGTGCGCGTGCTTCGCCACTACGGCGAGGAGAAGAGCGCAAAGCGAATCGCTGCGGCCATCTGCGCCCGGCGAGCTCAGTCTCCGCTGACAACCACAACCGAGCTCGCAGACGTAGTTCGCGGTGCCATACCTGCGGCACTCAAGCGGACCGGCGGCAATCCGGCAAAGCGGACATTCCAGGCCCTGCGTATCGAAATCAACCGGGAGTTGCAGGGTTTGCCAGCAGCCCTTGACGCTGCGATTGCCGCGCTCATCGTGGGTGGCCGGATCGCCGCATTGGCGTATCACTCGTTGGAGGACAGGATCGTCAAGCAACGGTTTGCGCGCCAGGCGAAGGTGACGGCCCCCGACAGACTGCCTGTGATTCCGGCCGACGCGCGGCCTTCGTTGCGCCTGCTAACCCGGGGTGCGGAGGTACCGTCTGAGGCAGAAGTCGCGGAGAATCCCCGCGCAGCGTCCGCCAGGCTACGAGCCGCTGAGCGTGTGAGGGAGGCAGCATGA
- a CDS encoding MaoC family dehydratase, whose amino-acid sequence MTVHPAQLGRFLDDFEVGDVYQHPFGRTISEADSTWFTLLTCNTNQNHFNAHLAESNPITGGRIIVNSGFTVALVLGLSVIDMSQNAVANLGWTDIKLTHPVYVGDTLYAESICLDKRESAKRPTMGIITMKTRALNQHGDEVVSYKRSVMVPKRESGIGQDYFPAAKNGPLELPDEG is encoded by the coding sequence GTGACTGTTCATCCTGCCCAACTCGGCCGCTTCCTCGACGACTTCGAAGTTGGCGACGTGTACCAGCACCCGTTCGGGCGCACCATTTCCGAGGCCGACTCGACATGGTTCACGTTGTTGACGTGCAACACCAACCAGAATCACTTCAACGCGCACCTTGCCGAATCCAACCCGATCACGGGTGGACGGATCATCGTCAACTCTGGATTCACGGTGGCCTTGGTGCTCGGGCTGTCGGTGATTGACATGAGCCAGAACGCGGTTGCCAATCTTGGGTGGACCGACATCAAGCTGACCCACCCTGTGTATGTCGGCGACACTCTCTACGCAGAGTCGATTTGCCTGGACAAACGCGAGTCGGCCAAGCGACCCACCATGGGCATCATCACTATGAAGACCCGCGCACTCAATCAGCACGGCGATGAGGTCGTGTCCTACAAGCGCTCAGTGATGGTGCCCAAACGCGAATCTGGCATTGGGCAGGATTATTTCCCCGCCGCCAAGAACGGTCCGCTGGAACTTCCTGACGAGGGCTGA
- a CDS encoding DUF3040 domain-containing protein, with protein sequence MPLSEHEQRLLEQMERALHAEDPRLASALRTGSGRSVNGRRIALGSLTLIVGLSGLLGGVITSLAVLGVVGFLVMLGGVLVIGSALREPKKQTQEASGSAGSKPSRGKSKSAAGSSGFMSKVEERWRKRREGEGL encoded by the coding sequence GTGCCTCTGTCAGAGCATGAACAACGGCTGCTCGAGCAGATGGAGCGTGCGCTGCATGCTGAAGACCCCCGCTTGGCCTCGGCACTACGTACTGGCTCAGGACGCTCGGTCAACGGCCGACGCATTGCCCTCGGCTCGCTCACCCTGATCGTCGGTTTGAGCGGACTCCTCGGCGGAGTCATCACCTCGTTGGCGGTCTTGGGTGTTGTCGGGTTCCTCGTCATGCTCGGTGGTGTGCTGGTAATTGGATCGGCTCTGCGCGAGCCCAAGAAGCAAACTCAGGAAGCGTCGGGTTCGGCGGGATCCAAGCCATCTCGCGGTAAGTCAAAATCTGCAGCCGGATCCTCGGGGTTCATGTCAAAGGTCGAGGAACGCTGGCGCAAGCGACGCGAAGGTGAAGGGCTCTAA
- the mraZ gene encoding division/cell wall cluster transcriptional repressor MraZ, with translation MFLGTHSPRLDDKGRLVLPAKFRDGLADGVVLSKGQDRSVVVWPAEEFGEYAARIREASRTDARARAYSRVLFSAASDEVPDKQGRISIPSQLRDYAGLDRECIVVGNHATIEIWNPQAWDSYLAAQEPEFADLSEEVVPGLF, from the coding sequence ATGTTCCTTGGTACCCATTCCCCGCGCCTGGATGACAAGGGCCGCCTTGTTCTGCCTGCCAAGTTCCGTGACGGATTGGCCGACGGGGTAGTCCTTTCCAAGGGCCAGGATCGGTCTGTGGTCGTGTGGCCCGCCGAGGAATTCGGCGAGTACGCCGCCAGGATTCGCGAGGCATCGCGCACCGATGCGCGTGCGCGGGCCTATTCGCGAGTGTTGTTCTCGGCGGCGTCCGACGAAGTTCCAGACAAGCAAGGGCGGATCAGCATCCCATCGCAACTGCGCGACTATGCCGGCCTGGATCGCGAATGCATTGTCGTCGGAAATCACGCAACGATCGAAATCTGGAATCCCCAGGCATGGGATAGCTACCTCGCTGCGCAAGAACCTGAGTTTGCCGACTTGTCCGAGGAGGTGGTCCCCGGACTCTTCTGA
- a CDS encoding patatin-like phospholipase family protein, giving the protein MKGSKLPAIQLADQLPGPIAYVLAGGASYGAVQVGQLRALARTDIRPDFVVGTSVGALNGAVVAEDPDLAADRLAALWSSVTREMVFGKISSTAFRMVQGEPAAVDSESLRLFIESAMVSRDFADLKIPHTAVTTDFDTGEVVPLRQGDLLSAVMASAAIPAVFPHVERDGRILVDGGVVANVPISVAAEQGAETFVVLDCGFTLVAAQRDDTFFSNIMRMAAIMAAQQVKRDLEKVASKTVLYLPGPWPIATRPDNFKRSQELAAAAYELSLGWLQSLEIAGPGRYGSAPADWLTSPVRSE; this is encoded by the coding sequence GTGAAGGGCTCTAAGCTGCCCGCGATTCAGCTCGCTGATCAACTCCCCGGTCCCATTGCATACGTCCTAGCTGGTGGCGCATCCTATGGAGCCGTTCAGGTCGGCCAGTTGCGCGCGTTAGCGCGAACCGACATCCGTCCAGATTTTGTCGTGGGAACTTCCGTCGGCGCGCTCAATGGCGCTGTGGTCGCCGAAGATCCGGACTTAGCCGCCGACCGACTCGCAGCGTTGTGGTCGAGTGTCACGCGGGAGATGGTGTTCGGGAAGATCTCGTCGACAGCGTTCCGAATGGTTCAAGGTGAACCGGCGGCTGTTGACAGCGAGTCGTTGCGGCTGTTCATCGAATCGGCGATGGTGTCGAGGGACTTCGCCGATCTGAAGATTCCACACACTGCTGTCACCACTGACTTCGATACCGGTGAGGTCGTGCCGCTAAGGCAAGGTGACCTCCTGTCGGCCGTCATGGCAAGTGCGGCGATCCCCGCCGTCTTTCCCCATGTGGAACGTGACGGGCGGATCCTGGTTGATGGGGGAGTCGTTGCCAACGTCCCCATCAGTGTTGCCGCGGAGCAGGGTGCCGAGACCTTTGTCGTCCTCGACTGTGGATTCACACTGGTCGCCGCCCAGCGTGACGACACTTTCTTCAGCAACATCATGCGAATGGCCGCGATCATGGCTGCCCAGCAGGTTAAGCGGGATCTGGAGAAGGTTGCCAGCAAGACCGTGCTCTATTTGCCCGGACCGTGGCCCATCGCGACCCGTCCGGACAACTTTAAACGGAGCCAGGAACTCGCTGCCGCTGCCTATGAGCTCTCGTTGGGCTGGCTTCAGTCACTGGAGATCGCCGGACCTGGCCGGTACGGCAGCGCCCCCGCCGACTGGTTGACCAGTCCTGTTCGCTCCGAGTGA
- the murF gene encoding UDP-N-acetylmuramoyl-tripeptide--D-alanyl-D-alanine ligase, with protein sequence MIPISLAEVVAAVAGTAPWLPEAANTMVTGDVLHDSRKVSNGDLFVAIAGDSYDGHDFVADALAAGAVAAIVSRPTEGRTIEVADSVSALGLLAHAVLARLPNTRVVALTGSSGKTSTKDMLAAVFGAAGPTVAPAGSFNNELGLPMTVLSVDADTQWLVLEMGARSIGHIQTLCEIAAPDVGMVLNVGSAHVGEFGGADKIAEAKSELVAALKPSGTAVLNADDPRVSTMVQLTRGRVWWFGSGADCHVQIVSVELDELARPTVVLRILDELFTVPLQTHGAHQALNAAAAAAAAASVGIPAREIVDSLAKARAASRWRMEVTQTADGVTVVNDAYNANPESMAVALQALASMGTNRKTWAVLGEMLELGDDSLTAHDATGRLALRLGIDRVIGVGPGARRIVLGAASEGYFNGEAEAVPDLKAAAALLKEGVEPGDIVLLKASRAVGLERLVGSIIEDHGGSTA encoded by the coding sequence ATGATCCCGATCTCGCTCGCTGAGGTAGTCGCTGCGGTAGCAGGGACGGCGCCATGGCTACCCGAAGCTGCTAACACGATGGTCACCGGTGACGTCTTGCACGACTCCCGCAAGGTGAGCAATGGTGACCTGTTTGTCGCCATCGCTGGCGACTCCTACGACGGACACGACTTTGTCGCCGACGCGTTGGCCGCCGGCGCGGTGGCGGCGATTGTCAGTAGACCAACCGAGGGCCGAACCATTGAGGTCGCCGACTCGGTCTCGGCGTTGGGACTGTTGGCCCACGCGGTGCTGGCCCGATTGCCGAACACGCGGGTCGTTGCCTTGACCGGCTCAAGTGGGAAGACCAGCACGAAGGACATGCTCGCCGCAGTGTTTGGCGCGGCTGGTCCCACCGTCGCACCTGCCGGATCGTTCAACAATGAGTTGGGTCTGCCCATGACCGTGCTCAGTGTCGACGCCGATACGCAGTGGCTGGTGTTGGAGATGGGTGCGCGATCGATCGGTCACATTCAGACTCTGTGCGAGATTGCTGCCCCCGATGTCGGCATGGTGCTCAACGTTGGGTCGGCCCACGTCGGCGAATTCGGTGGAGCGGACAAGATCGCCGAGGCGAAGTCGGAATTGGTCGCGGCGCTGAAGCCCAGTGGCACCGCCGTGCTCAACGCCGATGACCCACGAGTGTCGACCATGGTGCAACTGACTCGGGGACGCGTCTGGTGGTTCGGCTCAGGGGCCGACTGCCACGTGCAGATCGTGTCGGTTGAACTCGACGAACTCGCACGACCGACCGTGGTGCTGCGAATCCTGGACGAACTCTTCACAGTCCCGCTGCAAACCCACGGCGCCCACCAGGCCCTCAATGCCGCCGCCGCTGCGGCCGCTGCAGCATCGGTGGGTATCCCGGCGCGGGAGATCGTCGACTCGTTGGCGAAGGCCCGCGCAGCAAGCAGGTGGCGGATGGAAGTGACGCAGACCGCCGATGGCGTCACGGTTGTCAACGATGCGTACAACGCCAACCCAGAGTCGATGGCAGTCGCATTGCAGGCGCTGGCTTCGATGGGTACTAACCGAAAGACGTGGGCGGTCCTGGGCGAGATGCTTGAGCTTGGCGATGACTCGTTGACCGCCCACGACGCGACGGGTCGACTTGCTTTGCGGCTCGGTATTGATCGGGTCATTGGAGTCGGGCCGGGTGCGCGACGTATCGTGCTCGGGGCAGCCAGTGAGGGCTACTTCAACGGTGAGGCCGAAGCTGTCCCTGACCTCAAGGCAGCCGCAGCTCTACTGAAGGAAGGCGTTGAACCAGGTGACATCGTGTTGCTGAAGGCGTCTCGAGCTGTTGGCTTGGAGCGATTGGTGGGCTCAATCATCGAGGACCACGGAGGCAGCACAGCGTGA
- a CDS encoding phospho-N-acetylmuramoyl-pentapeptide-transferase: protein MIFVLVSAGIALLTTLFFTPFLIKLLRRRGLEQAIRVSTVEEPYPEHSGKLGTPSMGGAAIIVAVLLGYAASHIVAQRAPTASGLLALYLMVGLGTVGLIDDYMKIFRHRSTGIRARTKLIGQAVIAVSFAWFAIQFPDSDGITPASRAISIVRDTPLVLPTAVFMLWIWFLVTATTNAVNLTDGLDGLATGASVMTFVAYTLLAVWQYGQSCSLEVFSRCYEVRDPLDLAILASALAGACFGFLWWNTSPAQIFMGDTGSLALGGAIAALAVLTQTEMLLPFLGGIFVLVALSVIGQVGSFKLTGKRMFRMAPLHHHFEMKGWGEVTIVVRFWIIQGLLIGVGLGLFYGEWVRA from the coding sequence GTGATCTTCGTGCTGGTCTCGGCGGGCATCGCGCTGCTGACGACGTTGTTCTTCACCCCATTCCTCATCAAACTCCTGCGGCGACGCGGTCTGGAACAAGCCATCCGGGTCTCCACGGTGGAGGAGCCGTACCCCGAGCATTCGGGGAAGCTGGGTACACCATCCATGGGTGGTGCCGCGATCATCGTCGCCGTCTTGCTGGGATACGCGGCCTCACACATCGTGGCCCAACGCGCGCCGACGGCTTCTGGTTTGTTGGCGCTGTACCTGATGGTCGGCCTCGGCACTGTAGGGCTGATCGACGATTACATGAAGATCTTCCGACATCGCAGTACCGGCATCCGGGCGCGAACCAAGTTGATCGGCCAGGCAGTCATTGCGGTCAGCTTCGCGTGGTTCGCCATTCAGTTCCCCGATTCCGACGGCATCACGCCAGCATCCCGGGCAATCTCGATCGTGCGTGACACTCCGTTGGTGCTGCCAACGGCGGTGTTCATGCTGTGGATCTGGTTCCTGGTCACCGCGACCACGAATGCGGTCAACCTGACCGACGGATTGGACGGGCTGGCGACAGGGGCCTCGGTGATGACTTTTGTCGCGTACACCCTGTTGGCGGTGTGGCAGTACGGCCAGAGTTGTTCTCTTGAGGTGTTCAGCCGCTGCTACGAGGTTCGTGACCCGTTGGATTTGGCCATCCTCGCGTCTGCCCTCGCGGGAGCGTGTTTTGGCTTCCTCTGGTGGAACACGTCGCCAGCTCAGATCTTCATGGGAGACACCGGCTCGCTGGCTCTCGGTGGAGCGATCGCGGCTCTCGCGGTGCTCACCCAAACCGAGATGCTGTTGCCTTTCCTGGGCGGGATATTCGTGTTGGTGGCACTTTCAGTTATCGGCCAAGTTGGCTCCTTCAAACTCACGGGCAAGCGGATGTTCCGGATGGCTCCGCTACACCACCACTTCGAGATGAAGGGCTGGGGAGAGGTCACCATCGTGGTGCGGTTCTGGATCATCCAAGGCTTGCTCATTGGGGTGGGGTTAGGCCTCTTCTACGGTGAATGGGTACGGGCCTGA
- a CDS encoding UDP-N-acetylmuramoyl-L-alanyl-D-glutamate--2,6-diaminopimelate ligase, whose protein sequence is MELGQLGRTMVRPTPVARPLGQLQDILPVAKEFAEVTVTGISLDSRQIVPGDIYAALAGEHHHGAEFSSDAVAAGAVAILTDRQGERVASELAVPVLVAEDPRALLGAVSAWVYGNPSQRMTLIGVTGTDGKTTTTMFLEAALRGCGHPTGLIGTIVTSLNGEELPSVRTTPEAPDLQALLAVMHERGVTHVAMEVSSHALALGRVNAIDFDLAIFTNLGHDHLDFHGDQQHYFEAKAALFTPSYARRALICVDDEWGRELAARAAIATDTYSVWEPTLAASAAGADWQAAKLTGRGVGWSYELSHGTGHVVAGTSVPGVFNVRNAVAATAAAVLVGCPLAAVVRSVREYPGAPGRMESVSSDRPFAVLVDYAHTPDAVERALLVGRETASRTDGRLLVVLGCGGDRDRAKRPKMGATAVRLADVVIITDDNPRSEDPADIRREILAGAWSVTDGPVGTVVERAGREEALQEIVALAKPGDVVMALGKGHEVGQEIAGVVHPLDDRAVLRAALTPDQR, encoded by the coding sequence GTGGAACTGGGACAACTAGGCCGGACCATGGTTCGCCCCACTCCGGTTGCTCGACCTCTTGGGCAACTGCAGGACATCCTGCCCGTTGCCAAGGAGTTCGCCGAGGTGACCGTGACGGGGATTTCGTTGGATTCCCGTCAGATCGTCCCCGGCGACATATACGCGGCGCTGGCCGGTGAGCACCACCACGGCGCGGAATTTTCCTCCGATGCCGTTGCGGCTGGCGCAGTCGCAATCCTGACCGATCGGCAAGGAGAGCGCGTTGCCAGCGAGCTCGCCGTTCCAGTGCTGGTTGCCGAGGATCCGCGAGCGTTGCTTGGCGCAGTCTCCGCGTGGGTCTACGGCAATCCGAGCCAGCGCATGACCCTGATCGGCGTGACGGGAACTGACGGCAAGACCACCACCACGATGTTCCTCGAGGCTGCGCTGAGGGGCTGCGGGCACCCCACCGGGCTCATCGGAACGATCGTTACCAGCTTGAACGGTGAGGAACTGCCATCCGTGCGAACCACCCCGGAGGCACCCGATCTGCAAGCCCTGCTTGCCGTGATGCACGAGCGCGGCGTCACCCATGTGGCGATGGAGGTGTCGAGTCACGCCCTTGCACTGGGCCGAGTGAACGCCATCGACTTCGACCTGGCGATCTTCACGAACTTGGGCCACGACCACCTCGATTTCCATGGCGACCAGCAGCACTATTTTGAAGCCAAGGCGGCGCTGTTCACCCCCAGCTACGCTCGGCGAGCGTTGATCTGTGTCGATGACGAGTGGGGTCGTGAACTCGCGGCCAGGGCCGCCATTGCCACCGACACCTACTCCGTGTGGGAGCCGACACTGGCCGCAAGCGCAGCTGGCGCCGATTGGCAGGCAGCCAAACTGACCGGCAGAGGTGTCGGCTGGTCCTATGAGTTGTCGCACGGGACGGGCCACGTGGTGGCTGGCACGTCGGTGCCAGGTGTCTTCAACGTGCGCAATGCGGTGGCTGCGACCGCCGCGGCAGTCCTGGTCGGTTGTCCGCTGGCTGCGGTCGTTCGATCAGTGAGGGAGTACCCGGGGGCGCCTGGGCGAATGGAGTCGGTGAGTTCAGACCGGCCGTTCGCCGTACTGGTCGACTACGCGCACACCCCGGATGCCGTCGAGCGAGCACTGCTGGTTGGAAGGGAAACTGCATCCCGAACGGATGGCAGACTGCTCGTCGTGCTCGGCTGCGGCGGGGATCGAGACCGTGCCAAACGACCCAAAATGGGTGCCACAGCGGTGCGCCTCGCTGACGTGGTCATCATTACGGACGACAATCCTCGATCAGAGGACCCGGCCGATATTCGTCGGGAGATTCTTGCCGGAGCCTGGTCGGTCACGGACGGTCCGGTTGGCACGGTGGTGGAACGAGCCGGTCGGGAGGAAGCGTTGCAGGAGATAGTGGCGCTCGCCAAACCGGGCGACGTCGTGATGGCATTGGGTAAAGGTCACGAAGTTGGCCAAGAGATCGCCGGAGTGGTGCACCCCCTCGATGACCGCGCTGTGTTGCGCGCAGCTCTGACCCCGGATCAGCGATGA
- the dinB gene encoding DNA polymerase IV, producing the protein MTSRQLDRGSAPQNWGTDDSGCNILHVDMDAFFASVEVRDRPELRGLPVVVGRGEGRAVVLSATYEARAQGVHSAMPVGMARRACPEAIFVEPTRGKYTAASEAVMTVLRQMTPMVEAISVDEAFLDVRSVRGAIGSPTEIGVEIRRRMEQELGLTCSVGISSVTMAAKAASTISKPNGLLVIPVEATVRFLHSLHIGQLWGVGEKTEKQLRSLGVVTVGDLAAIPQTRLGHSIGKAASARLLQLANGHEVRPVNQTRVDKSISSEHTFDSDVADDTVIERALRNQSHELARRLRAADVVAGVVAVKVRYDDFSTVSRSHTLAATTDVAAEIFDAVRPMWASLREDGRPVRLVGVRVERLQDGDQAGRQLTLDDRQEEQAKTEQLAEMVSAKFGKDVVRSARMLKSHDPDR; encoded by the coding sequence ATGACGAGTCGACAACTCGATCGTGGTTCTGCACCGCAGAACTGGGGAACCGACGACTCCGGCTGCAACATCCTGCATGTCGACATGGATGCGTTCTTCGCATCGGTGGAGGTTCGAGACCGCCCGGAATTGCGTGGACTGCCGGTGGTGGTTGGTCGTGGCGAGGGTCGGGCAGTGGTGTTGTCGGCGACGTACGAGGCGCGGGCCCAGGGTGTTCATTCGGCTATGCCGGTCGGGATGGCACGCCGCGCATGTCCGGAGGCGATCTTCGTCGAGCCGACTCGTGGGAAGTACACCGCGGCCAGCGAGGCGGTCATGACCGTGCTCCGCCAGATGACGCCGATGGTCGAGGCCATCTCCGTCGACGAGGCATTCCTAGACGTACGCAGCGTGCGTGGTGCGATCGGTAGTCCCACCGAGATCGGCGTCGAGATCCGGCGCCGGATGGAGCAGGAACTTGGGCTGACCTGTTCGGTGGGGATCAGTTCAGTGACGATGGCAGCGAAGGCAGCGTCGACAATTTCGAAGCCCAATGGCCTGCTGGTCATTCCCGTCGAGGCTACGGTCCGATTCCTGCACAGCCTCCACATTGGTCAACTCTGGGGGGTAGGGGAGAAGACGGAGAAGCAGCTGCGTTCCCTTGGGGTTGTCACGGTCGGTGACCTCGCCGCGATTCCGCAGACGCGCCTGGGTCACAGCATCGGGAAGGCCGCGAGCGCACGGTTGCTGCAGTTGGCCAACGGGCACGAGGTTCGGCCGGTCAACCAGACCCGAGTTGACAAGTCGATTAGCTCCGAACACACCTTCGACAGCGACGTCGCAGATGACACCGTCATAGAGCGGGCCCTGCGGAACCAATCCCATGAACTCGCCCGTCGACTGCGTGCCGCGGATGTGGTTGCCGGCGTTGTCGCGGTGAAGGTGCGATACGACGATTTCAGCACGGTTAGCAGATCCCACACCCTTGCCGCCACGACGGATGTCGCTGCGGAAATTTTCGATGCGGTTCGACCCATGTGGGCCTCGCTGCGCGAAGACGGCCGACCGGTGCGGTTGGTGGGAGTCAGAGTGGAGCGACTCCAAGACGGCGACCAAGCGGGCCGCCAACTGACCCTCGATGACCGGCAGGAGGAGCAGGCGAAGACCGAGCAGCTAGCTGAGATGGTGAGTGCCAAGTTCGGCAAGGATGTCGTGCGCTCGGCCCGAATGTTGAAAAGTCATGACCCAGATCGGTAA